The proteins below come from a single Leptospiraceae bacterium genomic window:
- the ligA gene encoding NAD-dependent DNA ligase LigA — MNKIEKRIRELEDTVRHHQNLYYIKNKAEISDKEFDLLFKELQKLEADNPQYASPNSPTQVVGSDLDNDFEKITHKIPVLSLENTYNVNELSEWITKTDTEGEYSVEWKIDGASIVLYYENGKLDKAVSRGTGGVGDDVTANIRTIKNIPLVLKDPVTIYVRGEVYMGYKDFEEFNEESGGKYANPRNTAAGSIKHKNSSQTAKRPLKIFTYDGYFPEGYGKIKTHEEMLQFMRKQKLPVSDDSKIVKAKDVIKRVEEFKKQKDTLDFPTDGLVIKLNSLSKRDALGATAHSPRWARALKFDALMKESTILKIDFAVGRTGKITPRAEIEPVNLAGTTVKFATLHNQDYIDELGVGIGAKVLVAKRGEIIPAVEEVVEKGPHGIFKLPSKCPCCGTKLGKVDDSVDLFCPNKKCPDREKNNLIFFCQKKQMDIEGLGEKQIQNLYDLGFIKSIPDLYNLHKRADELKEIDGFGKKSVDIILKGIETSKQKDFKVLLPSLGFSEVGHKVTELLIESGYDEVDKIIALVKSKSGEEELMQIHGLGPRTVESLQSVFRDKDVLAVIESLKKLGLNFKGKQIVKSDKQPFLDQSWCVTGSFQNFQPRDKAMDLIVHHGGRKVSSVSSKTTHLLAGEGAGSKMEKALELGVKVVNEEEFLLILKQSGIV, encoded by the coding sequence ATGAATAAAATAGAAAAACGAATTAGGGAATTAGAAGATACCGTTCGCCACCACCAGAATTTATACTACATAAAGAACAAAGCTGAGATTTCAGATAAAGAATTTGACCTACTGTTTAAAGAATTACAAAAATTAGAAGCGGATAATCCTCAGTATGCATCTCCAAATAGTCCAACACAAGTTGTTGGTTCAGATTTGGATAATGACTTTGAAAAAATCACTCACAAAATCCCTGTGTTGTCCTTAGAAAATACGTATAATGTGAATGAACTATCTGAGTGGATAACGAAAACAGATACGGAAGGAGAATATTCAGTTGAATGGAAAATTGACGGCGCTTCTATTGTTCTATATTACGAAAATGGAAAATTAGATAAAGCAGTTTCTCGTGGGACCGGTGGAGTCGGAGACGATGTAACAGCCAATATCCGCACCATTAAAAATATCCCACTTGTGTTAAAAGATCCAGTGACTATCTACGTGCGCGGAGAAGTTTATATGGGATACAAGGATTTTGAGGAGTTTAATGAAGAAAGTGGTGGCAAATACGCGAATCCTCGTAATACTGCGGCTGGTTCGATTAAACATAAAAATTCTTCTCAGACTGCAAAACGTCCTTTGAAAATATTTACGTATGATGGATATTTTCCGGAAGGATATGGGAAAATCAAAACTCACGAAGAAATGCTTCAGTTTATGAGAAAACAAAAACTTCCTGTATCAGATGATTCAAAGATTGTAAAGGCAAAAGACGTAATAAAAAGAGTAGAAGAATTTAAAAAACAAAAGGATACTCTTGATTTTCCGACGGATGGTTTGGTTATTAAACTTAATAGTCTTTCTAAAAGAGATGCTTTAGGAGCTACTGCCCATTCGCCTCGTTGGGCTCGAGCTTTAAAGTTTGATGCACTCATGAAAGAAAGTACGATTCTAAAAATTGACTTTGCAGTTGGTAGAACAGGGAAAATAACTCCTCGTGCTGAAATTGAACCAGTTAATCTTGCGGGGACTACTGTTAAGTTTGCCACACTTCACAATCAGGATTATATCGATGAGCTCGGAGTCGGGATTGGAGCGAAAGTATTAGTTGCCAAAAGAGGGGAAATTATTCCTGCAGTAGAGGAAGTAGTAGAAAAGGGACCTCATGGTATTTTTAAACTTCCTTCCAAATGCCCTTGTTGTGGAACAAAACTTGGCAAGGTCGATGATTCCGTAGATTTATTTTGTCCAAATAAAAAATGTCCAGACAGAGAAAAAAATAATCTTATTTTCTTTTGTCAGAAAAAACAAATGGATATCGAAGGTCTCGGAGAAAAACAAATTCAGAATTTGTATGACTTGGGGTTTATAAAGAGTATCCCTGATTTATACAACTTACACAAAAGAGCCGATGAACTAAAAGAGATAGATGGATTTGGTAAAAAAAGCGTAGACATTATCCTCAAAGGGATTGAAACATCTAAACAAAAAGACTTTAAAGTTTTGCTTCCTTCTCTCGGTTTTTCTGAAGTAGGGCATAAAGTAACTGAGCTTCTTATCGAAAGTGGATATGACGAAGTCGATAAGATTATCGCCCTTGTCAAAAGCAAATCTGGAGAAGAGGAACTTATGCAGATTCATGGTCTTGGACCTCGTACTGTCGAGTCTCTGCAAAGTGTATTTAGAGACAAAGACGTATTAGCCGTTATCGAGTCCCTAAAAAAACTCGGGCTTAACTTTAAGGGAAAACAAATTGTAAAGTCAGACAAACAACCATTTCTCGATCAAAGTTGGTGTGTAACCGGAAGTTTTCAAAACTTTCAGCCCAGAGATAAAGCAATGGATTTAATTGTTCATCACGGAGGTCGTAAAGTTTCATCTGTATCTTCAAAAACAACTCACCTTCTTGCTGGCGAAGGTGCTGGATCTAAAATGGAAAAAGCATTAGAATTAGGTGTTAAAGTTGTAAATGAAGAAGAGTTTTTGCTAATATTGAAACAATCCGGAATTGTGTAA
- a CDS encoding sigma 54-interacting transcriptional regulator, with the protein MNSTLDPDQVLEMILDHSLKFSNVESGSLMLVNSRESVLDIVTSRGHNPEIKKEFRLKIGEGITGIVASSGRGMIVNDVSKDPNYISIKKEIQSELAVPLIVEDMVIGVVSLDSNRINAFTEEHLKIVGILANQAALIFKNLQTFRRLEQKNKIQQVLIEISKIVTNSLDLDEVFQSIMVTIEKSLKLEKGSLVLFDEVSDTLRLVAAVGLTTDEIERGVYQLGEGVIGKVYESGEPMIIRSVANDPLFLNRVGYLEHFKNDPTNVSLLSAPVKSEQSIIGVLSVFLVHQKNMDTQTYLDFLQVVASIISQAVKIHNLVDDVKKEISRENILLKRELKEKYKFGSIIGRSKNMEKLFEKIQLVSDSRASVLITGESGTGKEMIASAIHYNSNRSEKPFIKINCAAIPENLLESELFGHTKGSFTGAIADKKGKFEMADGGTIFLDEIGEMDLNLQSKLLRVLQEKEIEAVGSLKVKKVDIRILAATNADLESLIAEKKFRSDLYYRLNVVNIHTPALRERIEDIPLLTIHFIEKYSKENNKNIKGFTREVQKLLALYPWPGNVRELENIIERAVVMTQNTMLDENDFVEITEKLSSLNLPINKPNEDIASEVTSNLFSMPNLDAIDGRALEVVVGEVESRLIQYALKKFRYTKTRVAKFLGINRNTLDKRIKKLKIEY; encoded by the coding sequence ATGAATTCAACTTTAGACCCCGATCAGGTTCTAGAGATGATTTTGGATCATTCGTTAAAATTCTCCAACGTAGAATCTGGCTCTCTGATGTTAGTGAATAGCCGAGAATCCGTTCTAGATATTGTAACCTCTCGCGGTCACAATCCGGAAATTAAAAAAGAATTTCGTCTGAAAATTGGCGAGGGGATAACAGGTATTGTAGCTTCTTCTGGGCGCGGAATGATAGTGAACGATGTGAGCAAGGATCCGAATTACATCTCCATCAAAAAAGAAATCCAATCGGAATTAGCCGTTCCTTTGATCGTTGAGGATATGGTTATTGGAGTGGTTTCTCTCGACTCTAATCGTATTAATGCATTTACCGAAGAACATCTAAAAATTGTAGGAATTTTAGCAAACCAAGCTGCTTTAATTTTTAAAAATCTCCAAACATTTAGAAGGCTCGAACAAAAAAATAAAATCCAACAAGTATTAATAGAAATCTCAAAAATTGTAACTAATAGTCTAGACCTTGACGAAGTTTTTCAATCTATTATGGTTACAATTGAAAAATCCTTAAAATTAGAAAAAGGTAGTCTCGTATTATTTGATGAAGTAAGTGACACACTGAGACTAGTCGCTGCTGTAGGTTTAACGACAGATGAAATCGAAAGAGGAGTATACCAGTTAGGCGAAGGTGTGATTGGAAAAGTATATGAATCCGGCGAACCTATGATCATAAGATCTGTGGCAAATGATCCTTTGTTCCTAAATCGTGTAGGATATTTAGAACATTTTAAAAATGATCCGACAAACGTTAGTTTACTTTCAGCACCAGTTAAAAGCGAACAATCAATCATTGGAGTTTTAAGCGTGTTTTTAGTGCACCAGAAAAATATGGATACCCAAACCTACTTGGATTTCCTTCAAGTTGTTGCATCCATTATTTCACAAGCAGTCAAAATCCACAATTTAGTCGATGATGTGAAAAAAGAAATTTCCAGAGAAAACATTCTTTTAAAACGAGAATTAAAAGAAAAATATAAATTCGGATCTATCATCGGTCGCTCCAAAAATATGGAAAAACTTTTCGAAAAAATCCAACTAGTCTCCGACTCTCGCGCATCAGTACTTATCACTGGAGAATCAGGAACCGGAAAAGAGATGATAGCCTCTGCCATTCATTACAATAGTAACCGTTCCGAAAAACCATTTATCAAAATAAATTGTGCGGCTATTCCAGAAAATCTTCTCGAAAGCGAATTATTTGGTCATACCAAAGGATCTTTTACAGGAGCCATAGCCGATAAAAAAGGAAAATTTGAAATGGCGGATGGCGGGACTATTTTTCTAGATGAAATTGGAGAAATGGACTTAAATCTCCAATCAAAATTACTCCGTGTTCTCCAAGAAAAAGAAATCGAAGCAGTAGGCTCTCTAAAAGTAAAGAAAGTAGACATACGTATATTAGCCGCTACAAATGCAGATTTAGAATCTCTCATTGCAGAAAAGAAATTTCGCTCTGACTTATACTATCGTTTAAATGTGGTAAATATTCATACTCCCGCTCTCCGAGAAAGGATCGAAGATATTCCACTGCTTACAATTCATTTTATTGAAAAATATTCCAAAGAAAATAATAAAAACATCAAAGGTTTTACAAGAGAAGTGCAGAAGTTACTAGCTCTTTATCCTTGGCCGGGTAATGTTCGTGAATTAGAAAACATCATTGAACGTGCAGTCGTAATGACACAAAACACTATGCTCGACGAAAACGACTTTGTGGAAATCACTGAAAAACTTTCATCCTTAAATCTTCCAATTAATAAACCAAATGAAGATATTGCATCCGAAGTTACATCTAATCTATTTAGCATGCCGAACTTAGATGCGATAGATGGTCGCGCTCTCGAAGTAGTAGTCGGAGAAGTAGAATCAAGATTAATCCAATACGCACTCAAAAAATTCCGTTATACGAAAACTCGTGTTGCAAAGTTTCTAGGTATTAACCGCAACACTTTAGATAAACGAATTAAAAAATTAAAAATAGAGTATTAA
- a CDS encoding fibronectin type III domain-containing protein has product MNFYSNSLLIAKYIKYFYSRVNAFFYLSIIIFILSSSIHAETKKAFTYYIEWLNVPGAKGYLIQFKDKSTGVEKEEKLTQNNIELKLPTGYYEYRIASVNKFGKPSIWTQWEEFYVEKDKPKPGKKNAKQLEVKEAEVSKTEIKKWKWFVPGLTQYQSNQKLYASLWILWFTGLAVYGNSERLAGNNLANDPLNDPKNLSVIALGSPVLLDLYLWDKRSQAKSQYDEHQSNQAAVGVVAILSYALQVWHAKKVSDMGNVSIELNSRSNRYVYAQGIQADNPILSFELKISARY; this is encoded by the coding sequence ATGAATTTTTATTCAAACAGTCTGCTAATTGCAAAATACATAAAGTATTTTTATTCTAGAGTAAATGCTTTTTTCTATTTGAGCATAATTATATTTATCCTCTCATCCTCTATTCATGCAGAAACTAAGAAAGCATTTACCTATTATATTGAATGGCTAAATGTCCCGGGTGCGAAGGGATATTTGATTCAGTTCAAAGATAAATCTACGGGAGTAGAGAAAGAAGAAAAATTAACACAAAACAATATTGAATTAAAATTACCAACTGGGTATTATGAATATAGAATTGCTTCTGTTAATAAATTTGGAAAACCTTCTATATGGACACAGTGGGAAGAATTTTATGTAGAAAAAGACAAACCTAAACCCGGAAAGAAAAATGCAAAACAATTAGAAGTAAAAGAGGCAGAAGTTTCTAAAACAGAAATTAAAAAATGGAAATGGTTTGTCCCCGGACTTACTCAATACCAATCCAATCAAAAGCTCTACGCTAGTCTTTGGATTCTTTGGTTTACAGGTCTTGCCGTTTACGGAAACAGTGAGCGGTTAGCAGGAAATAACCTCGCAAATGATCCACTCAATGACCCAAAGAATTTATCTGTTATTGCTCTCGGTTCTCCGGTTTTACTAGACTTGTATTTATGGGACAAGAGAAGCCAAGCGAAGTCACAATACGACGAGCACCAATCCAACCAGGCAGCAGTCGGAGTAGTGGCTATTCTTAGTTATGCACTCCAAGTCTGGCACGCCAAAAAAGTTTCAGATATGGGAAACGTTTCCATCGAACTTAACTCTCGTTCCAATAGATACGTTTATGCCCAAGGTATACAAGCGGATAATCCAATATTATCTTTTGAACTCAAAATTTCAGCGAGGTATTGA
- a CDS encoding DUF1554 domain-containing protein: MKNLLKITTDEWFGKLTTAHRLALSLSNVWTPIRLRFFSILFIILFLGSCSDPFPKGSLFEFMILQKLVSGGTASNKYIFLTVGTYTGALIGGITGADSKCQTEKTTNFANVPGAATEYKALLVNQLATRRACSTANCSTGISENVDWVLKANTDYFRLDGSTDTKIFTTNASGIVNFTGAGATLLTSIDSSAATIWWTGLFDDWTTNFTCSNNNWDNNAGFGGKGNGGNTGSASIDIGTTDSCNGPTNKLLCVRQ; the protein is encoded by the coding sequence ATGAAAAACCTTTTAAAGATTACCACGGATGAATGGTTCGGCAAGCTCACCACAGCGCACCGACTTGCACTGAGCCTGTCGAACGTGTGGACACCGATAAGACTTCGATTCTTTTCTATACTATTTATTATCCTCTTCTTAGGTTCTTGTTCTGATCCTTTTCCTAAGGGAAGTTTATTTGAATTCATGATTTTACAGAAATTAGTTTCGGGTGGAACTGCTTCTAATAAATATATTTTTTTGACGGTTGGAACTTATACAGGTGCTCTCATTGGAGGTATTACAGGTGCAGATTCAAAATGTCAGACAGAGAAAACTACTAACTTTGCTAATGTCCCCGGAGCGGCTACTGAGTATAAGGCGCTTTTAGTTAACCAACTAGCAACAAGGAGAGCCTGCTCTACTGCTAATTGTTCAACCGGAATTTCTGAAAATGTTGATTGGGTTTTAAAGGCGAATACTGATTATTTCCGATTAGATGGCTCGACAGACACAAAGATTTTCACAACTAATGCCTCTGGGATAGTTAATTTTACTGGGGCAGGTGCAACTTTATTAACTTCTATTGATTCGAGTGCTGCTACAATTTGGTGGACTGGTTTATTTGATGATTGGACAACTAATTTTACTTGTTCTAATAATAACTGGGATAATAATGCTGGGTTCGGTGGAAAAGGGAATGGTGGTAATACTGGAAGTGCATCAATAGATATTGGGACTACAGATAGTTGTAATGGACCTACAAACAAACTCCTCTGCGTTCGTCAGTAG
- a CDS encoding response regulator transcription factor, with amino-acid sequence MEKWKFILYPKKEPNLLSKFPSSKKIRIYLADDHRILREGLKMILKTHLHFEIVGESGEGVKALEEIENLNPDIAILDISMPGMTGIEVSRKIIKKEKGIKIIILSRHDNEEYVKQALKYGVHGYVLKDDAGEDLLQAVESVMGGKTYLSPRISSRLGDNHKLPSTSKTEALPELTNREREIVKLIAEGNSNEQIAKVLHISPSTAKAHRANTMKKLGLHKAADIVKYAIKEGILEP; translated from the coding sequence ATGGAAAAATGGAAATTCATTCTGTATCCCAAAAAGGAACCCAATTTGTTATCAAAATTCCCATCCAGTAAAAAAATCAGAATTTACCTAGCGGATGATCACCGTATACTCCGAGAAGGACTAAAAATGATTCTTAAAACTCACCTGCATTTTGAGATCGTCGGAGAATCAGGAGAAGGTGTAAAGGCTCTCGAAGAAATTGAAAACCTAAATCCGGACATTGCGATTTTAGATATTTCCATGCCAGGGATGACCGGGATTGAAGTAAGTCGTAAGATCATAAAAAAGGAAAAGGGGATAAAGATCATTATTCTCTCCAGACATGACAATGAAGAATACGTCAAACAGGCCTTAAAATACGGAGTTCACGGATACGTATTAAAAGACGACGCCGGAGAAGACTTACTACAAGCAGTAGAGTCTGTAATGGGAGGCAAAACTTATTTGAGTCCGAGGATTTCCAGCCGACTTGGGGATAATCATAAATTACCTTCTACAAGTAAAACCGAGGCACTCCCTGAACTAACGAACCGCGAAAGAGAAATTGTAAAACTAATCGCAGAAGGAAACTCCAACGAACAAATTGCAAAGGTACTTCATATTTCTCCTAGCACAGCAAAAGCACATAGAGCCAATACAATGAAAAAACTAGGTCTTCACAAAGCTGCGGATATTGTAAAGTATGCGATTAAAGAAGGAATCTTAGAACCTTAA
- a CDS encoding sensor histidine kinase, which yields MHYKVLLVGKDFFKSKKTKTTNSATVMNFSALLGSISPLITMNGNLIVHYVNQSLLKELKTNNSEIIGFSFFHSFPLNKSDKKNFLENLELSKYDRIQNREFKIRDKIFGYSIFRFANEIGIILKDITETKKLQKKVLNLHSLLLKLQEKERQNIARDLHDSVGQTILAAKLNFTAFEKDPKKMRECYSVGLSLIDKASQELREIYTNLFPSSLRELGLSSAIKSFLNDFTGAGKYKISFSFKIKTILKEEIQIHLFRITQEVCTNIFKHAKASEIKLKFEEKKNLIFVSIQDNGDGFNLAFTKMKSSGYGLENIRRRVEDMDGKMEIHSVSQKGTQFVIKIPIQ from the coding sequence ATGCATTACAAAGTACTGCTTGTGGGAAAAGATTTTTTTAAAAGTAAAAAAACTAAAACTACTAATAGCGCAACAGTAATGAACTTCAGTGCTTTACTTGGAAGTATTTCTCCTCTTATTACGATGAATGGAAATTTAATCGTACACTATGTAAACCAATCCCTTCTAAAAGAATTAAAAACCAACAATTCAGAGATAATTGGATTTTCTTTTTTCCATTCCTTTCCCTTAAATAAATCAGACAAAAAAAACTTTCTAGAAAACCTAGAATTATCAAAATATGATCGAATCCAAAATCGTGAATTCAAAATCAGAGATAAAATATTTGGTTATTCGATTTTTCGTTTCGCAAATGAAATTGGGATTATTCTCAAAGACATAACGGAAACTAAAAAATTACAAAAAAAAGTTTTAAACTTACACTCCCTACTTTTAAAACTACAAGAAAAAGAAAGACAAAACATCGCAAGAGATTTACATGATAGTGTCGGACAAACAATTTTAGCCGCAAAATTAAACTTTACCGCATTCGAAAAAGATCCCAAAAAAATGCGAGAATGTTATTCAGTCGGACTCAGTTTAATCGACAAAGCGAGCCAAGAACTTAGAGAAATTTATACAAATTTATTTCCTTCTTCTCTTAGAGAATTAGGGCTTTCCTCGGCAATAAAATCCTTTTTAAATGACTTTACAGGAGCAGGGAAATATAAAATTTCTTTTTCATTTAAAATTAAAACAATACTCAAAGAAGAAATCCAAATCCATTTATTTAGAATTACGCAAGAAGTTTGCACCAATATTTTTAAACATGCTAAAGCAAGTGAAATAAAATTAAAATTCGAGGAGAAAAAGAATCTTATTTTTGTATCCATTCAGGATAACGGCGATGGTTTTAATTTAGCATTTACTAAAATGAAATCTTCCGGTTATGGACTGGAAAATATCAGAAGGCGAGTAGAGGATATGGATGGAAAAATGGAAATTCATTCTGTATCCCAAAAAGGAACCCAATTTGTTATCAAAATTCCCATCCAGTAA
- a CDS encoding LruC domain-containing protein: MNSKILLLTILSLLIGCSSKKDPNYLWLVGLVQSTAAVGEQNPGALTSNVPNNSNAPAPIGDQNFSMNISDLTGSPVDFIFDTTKTLTLDILAYDFAEKPAAGALIQIGDANDPTNYTSYFQAVTNPNGNVTGSFTVNSTTSQVMLIVTYNGQEYRSLIDIKGVYGLRRTMYMIAVSNHITIQDADKDGVPDENDPYPNDPTRSAKINYPPSGYYTISYEDLYPKQGDADFNDYTIRVRYEEDLNENGEVVRIRGYYQHVAKGAGYNHILRLNLPGINSSDYTLKRLTSEDVVEYQTSGTSVPFSGIEILPASNTTISSSNSKTGQTFQIGKKAEFEAILKTPIAKTTLGSVPYDLYIYVLNTKLEIHFAGRYKNADGTDQYLDSKGFPWAVMIPGNWKWPYEKTDARTSYSKFQSWYESKGTLDLDWYNFPNLNAVFSSD; the protein is encoded by the coding sequence ATGAACTCGAAAATTTTATTACTAACGATATTATCCCTACTAATCGGGTGTTCCTCCAAAAAAGATCCTAACTATCTATGGCTCGTAGGATTAGTACAATCAACAGCGGCAGTCGGAGAGCAAAATCCGGGAGCACTCACATCAAATGTTCCAAACAACTCCAATGCGCCTGCGCCAATCGGGGATCAAAACTTTAGTATGAATATTAGCGATCTCACAGGCAGTCCAGTTGATTTCATTTTTGACACTACCAAAACTTTGACTCTCGATATTTTAGCTTATGATTTTGCAGAAAAACCTGCCGCCGGAGCATTAATTCAAATTGGAGATGCAAACGACCCGACAAATTATACAAGTTATTTCCAAGCAGTTACAAATCCTAACGGAAATGTAACAGGAAGTTTTACTGTAAATTCTACTACAAGTCAAGTGATGTTAATCGTGACTTACAATGGACAAGAATACAGAAGTTTAATAGACATCAAAGGAGTTTACGGACTTAGGAGAACAATGTATATGATTGCAGTTTCGAATCATATCACAATTCAGGACGCCGACAAGGACGGTGTGCCTGATGAAAATGACCCTTATCCAAATGACCCTACTAGATCGGCAAAAATAAATTATCCTCCAAGCGGATACTACACAATATCCTATGAAGATCTTTATCCGAAACAAGGAGACGCAGACTTTAACGATTATACAATCAGAGTTAGATACGAAGAAGATTTAAATGAAAACGGTGAAGTAGTTCGTATCAGAGGTTACTACCAACATGTTGCTAAAGGTGCAGGTTACAACCATATACTCCGACTCAACTTACCTGGAATAAACTCTTCTGATTATACACTCAAAAGACTAACCTCTGAAGATGTAGTAGAATACCAAACCAGTGGAACATCTGTTCCTTTTTCTGGAATTGAAATTTTACCAGCGAGTAATACGACCATTAGCTCCTCAAATAGTAAAACGGGACAAACATTCCAAATTGGAAAAAAAGCAGAATTTGAAGCAATCTTAAAAACACCTATTGCTAAAACAACTCTTGGTTCTGTTCCTTACGATTTATACATCTATGTTTTAAATACAAAACTTGAAATTCATTTTGCTGGCAGATACAAAAATGCAGATGGAACCGACCAATATCTTGATTCAAAAGGATTTCCTTGGGCTGTTATGATCCCAGGAAATTGGAAATGGCCTTATGAAAAAACAGATGCCAGAACCTCCTACTCTAAATTCCAATCGTGGTATGAATCTAAAGGAACTTTAGATTTAGATTGGTACAATTTCCCGAACTTAAATGCTGTCTTCTCATCTGACTGA
- a CDS encoding adenylate/guanylate cyclase domain-containing protein produces MRPIRPKLLELLTSGIRNNFQDEFSKQILINEKKRVTIISALIFFILLIQLFLHVFVDNLLFQKYPNAKEGTKYSFILLGFFLTYELLVRNAFSNFIKNKTQPPEIIRYLNAFVETSIPTVGITLFGFFQGPTDAILSPIIFIYFFFIMLSTLRLNFRLSIFTSLVAASGYLSVSLYFYNTNQIQNINLMSLELPMIFLRAVFFLIGGGIAGMVAIQIKNGFLKSIENIEERKQLMNIFGQHVSPEVVDKLLNQNVEIESEVKHVCVMFLDIRNFTSFSENKSPVEVVNYLNTLFEFMIEIVNRNNGIINKFLGDGFMAVFGAPITNGKDCVNAVNASKEILEKVNEYNQSAKIPPTKIGIGLHSGDAVTGNVGSDLRKEYTVIGDVVNLASRIEQLTKQYSEPILLSEDVLAKITGFELREIDTVRVKGRVNPVKIYGLL; encoded by the coding sequence ATGCGTCCTATCCGACCTAAACTTTTAGAATTACTTACTTCCGGAATTCGAAATAATTTCCAAGACGAATTTTCAAAACAAATTTTAATTAATGAAAAAAAAAGAGTCACAATCATCTCTGCCTTAATTTTTTTTATTTTATTAATTCAATTATTTTTACATGTATTTGTAGATAATCTACTCTTTCAAAAATATCCCAATGCAAAAGAAGGAACAAAGTATTCCTTTATCCTACTAGGATTTTTTTTAACTTATGAACTTTTAGTGCGAAATGCGTTTTCTAATTTCATTAAAAACAAAACACAACCGCCCGAAATCATTCGTTATCTAAACGCATTTGTTGAAACATCTATTCCTACTGTCGGTATAACATTATTTGGTTTCTTCCAAGGTCCGACTGATGCTATTCTTTCCCCAATTATATTTATATATTTCTTTTTTATTATGTTATCCACACTCCGATTGAACTTTCGTCTCTCTATATTCACTTCGCTAGTTGCGGCAAGTGGATATTTGTCGGTATCGCTTTACTTTTATAATACGAACCAAATTCAAAATATTAATTTAATGTCACTAGAACTTCCCATGATATTTTTGAGAGCCGTATTTTTTTTAATTGGGGGAGGAATTGCGGGTATGGTTGCCATTCAAATTAAAAATGGATTTTTGAAATCAATTGAAAATATTGAAGAACGCAAACAGCTAATGAATATATTCGGACAACATGTATCTCCTGAGGTAGTAGATAAACTTCTCAACCAAAATGTAGAAATAGAAAGTGAAGTCAAACATGTATGTGTAATGTTTTTAGATATTCGTAATTTCACATCATTCTCCGAAAATAAAAGTCCTGTAGAAGTAGTGAATTATTTAAATACTTTATTTGAATTTATGATCGAAATCGTAAACCGAAATAACGGTATTATCAACAAATTTCTAGGCGATGGATTTATGGCTGTTTTTGGTGCTCCCATAACTAACGGCAAAGACTGCGTAAACGCTGTAAACGCATCTAAAGAAATTTTAGAAAAAGTAAATGAATACAACCAATCAGCAAAAATTCCACCGACCAAAATTGGAATCGGTCTTCATTCGGGGGACGCGGTTACAGGAAACGTTGGCTCTGATTTACGAAAAGAATATACTGTCATTGGTGATGTTGTAAATCTTGCCTCTCGAATCGAACAACTTACTAAACAATATTCTGAACCTATCCTTCTTTCGGAAGATGTTCTCGCCAAAATTACTGGATTTGAACTAAGAGAAATTGATACTGTTCGAGTAAAGGGTCGTGTAAATCCTGTAAAGATTTACGGCTTACTTTAA